The following proteins are encoded in a genomic region of Pyxicephalus adspersus chromosome 9, UCB_Pads_2.0, whole genome shotgun sequence:
- the CCDC85B gene encoding coiled-coil domain-containing protein 85B isoform X1, with translation MNEECGLLGRDLSKMTDEEMLSHSKEELVRKLREEEAEKMAALIQRGRLIKEVNRQLQGHLTEIRELKQVNHRLQEENRELKDLCCFLDDDRLKSKKLASEWQLFGYHAAKVLREDLGGYLKKLTELERRQDELVRENTCLSEVFLALEEDGASIRHHASQVASSELSLLPCGPRDLGDGSSSTGSVGSPDQLHVVCSPDD, from the coding sequence ATGAACGAGGAATGTGGTCTACTAGGTCGAGACCTTTCCAAGATGACTGATGAAGAAATGCTGTCTCACAGCAAAGAGGAACTTGTCAGGAAGTTAAGAGAGGAGGAAGCTGAAAAAATGGCAGCTCTTATTCAAAGGGGTCGTCTTATAAAAGAGGTCAACCGCCAGCTGCAAGGCCACTTAACAGAAATTCGTGAGTTAAAACAAGTTAACCACCGTCTTCAGGAAGAGAACAGAGAGCTGAAAGACCTCTGCTGCTTCTTGGATGATGACAGATTAAAAAGCAAGAAACTGGCTAGTGAGTGGCAATTATTTGGTTATCATGCAGCCAAAGTCCTAAGGGAGGACTTGGGTGGGTACCTGAAAAAACTCACTGAACTGGAGAGGCGGCAGGATGAGCTTGTGAGGGAAAACACATGCCTTTCTGAAGTTTTTCTTGCTTTAGAAGAAGATGGGGCATCCATAAGGCACCATGCTAGCCAAGTGGCTTCATCAGAGCTTAGTCTTTTACCCTGTGGGCCACGAGACTTAGGAGATGGGAGCTCCAGTACAGGCAGCGTTGGGAGTCCTGACCAGCTGCATGTTGTTTGTTCACCTGATGACTGA